The following is a genomic window from Citrifermentans bemidjiense Bem.
GGGGATCGCTGTCATGACCGATACGGACGACACCAAGGAGGAGGTCACCGCCTGGTACGGCGACATCACCCTCAGCTCTGAGTGAGCTGCTAGCCGATCAGCTTGGCCAGCCTCGACCTCTGTTTCACCAGGCGCGCCTCGCCATCCTCAAGCGCTTTCAGCACGCTTTTCTTGGCGCCGTAGGCCATGTCCTTGCCGCGGTCGAGGATCTCCGAGGCCCGATCGCCGACAGACTCGGCCATCTCGGCCACCTGCTCGGTGAAATCCTCCACCGCCTCCAGCGCGTCTTCCCCCTTGCGGCGTGCTTTCTTGGCGTAGCGCCCCATCTCCTTGCGGGTCTTCTCGCCGCTTTGCGGCGCGTACATGAGCGCGATGCCGGCGCCTATGATGCCTCCAGCCAAGAGCATGAGCGCCCCAACCATCAGGTTGTTTTGCTTGTCTTCCATAACGGTCCTCCTTTGCTTCCCATGGTAAGATTTCAGCTGCCCAATATAGTACCCGAAGCGTCCCGTTTGCCAAGGCCCTGTTCTCATTATTACTTTGAAGCAGAAGACTGTGCGTGTATAGTTAACACGTTACGCTCACTACAAATACGCATCACCAGAGGTAGATCATGGATCAAAAATATGACGTACTGATAGTAGGAGGCGGCCCCGGCGGAGTCGCCGCCGCCTACATCTGCCATAAGCTTGGCCTCTCCCACCTGCTGATTGAATCGGGCAAGGCTATCTTCCAGGGCATTGCCAATACCTACCCGGAAGGAAAGAACGTTTACCCCTCCAAGCCCAAGGAGAACCCCGAGCCCTTCCTGGTAGAGGAACTGCGCCCGCCCGACAAACCGGTGACG
Proteins encoded in this region:
- a CDS encoding YtxH domain-containing protein yields the protein MEDKQNNLMVGALMLLAGGIIGAGIALMYAPQSGEKTRKEMGRYAKKARRKGEDALEAVEDFTEQVAEMAESVGDRASEILDRGKDMAYGAKKSVLKALEDGEARLVKQRSRLAKLIG